From Halorubrum salinarum, one genomic window encodes:
- a CDS encoding PAS domain-containing protein: protein MNDTLSVNDFSDDVTDQAALFPLLSDKGDRRLIVEWIESHDSYTLVDPDQPVETATFDCCIVDGEMLQTHAETLRARKRKAEPALLPCLLLIPGADLSVIETDRGEIADSVVFETADEVVSMPIKKAELEWRVEALTRLRTQSLRLKKRTETLELFKQAVESSGHAIWMSDATGTIKYVNSEFESITGYSRTEAVGESPELISSGAMTDDYYSDLWETITAGDTWHEEITNQRRDGSQYVADQTIAPIVEDGEPKAFVAVQRDITERKEIEQRLSLYRDIVERLEDPIMLQSCEGEFRLVNDALCSFAGLSRDELLGDGEYEFMDAATATEIARQKQRVIETEQPVEYSVEPTFTHTDKEAVFYTSRYPYYEDGELTGTVAICRDVTNLDKRTRQLKVFDNILRHNIRNDVNVIRGRGKQLQDELDGDLKAAADVIVERANGLLTTSEKSRKITDGLSDPRDPAPVDLGQVVRNLAEETGQKWSNASIDVSAPAQLVVSASDSIDTAIEELLINAVVHNDSDEPRVSVDLTVDSSWGILRVRDNGPGIPEFDRNVLESGGAIETLSHGSGLGLWLVYWTITHSGGKIRVDDREQGGTEITIRLPLAAEK, encoded by the coding sequence ATGAACGATACACTTTCTGTAAATGACTTCTCTGATGATGTTACTGACCAAGCGGCCTTGTTCCCTTTACTCTCTGATAAAGGAGATCGGCGGCTGATTGTTGAGTGGATTGAATCCCACGATAGCTACACGCTTGTCGATCCTGACCAGCCAGTCGAAACAGCGACATTCGATTGTTGTATCGTTGATGGGGAGATGTTACAGACGCATGCTGAAACGCTCCGAGCTCGGAAACGAAAGGCTGAGCCCGCTCTCTTGCCATGCCTTCTGCTCATTCCGGGAGCAGACCTCTCCGTTATTGAAACCGATCGTGGTGAGATTGCCGACAGCGTTGTGTTCGAAACCGCTGACGAAGTGGTTTCGATGCCGATCAAAAAGGCTGAATTAGAATGGCGGGTAGAGGCACTTACGAGGCTGCGAACCCAATCACTGCGTCTCAAAAAACGGACGGAGACGCTGGAACTATTCAAACAAGCGGTTGAATCCTCTGGTCACGCCATCTGGATGTCCGACGCGACAGGAACGATCAAGTACGTCAACTCAGAGTTCGAATCGATTACGGGTTACAGTCGGACTGAAGCTGTCGGTGAGTCACCAGAGCTTATCAGTTCTGGAGCGATGACCGACGACTACTACAGTGATCTTTGGGAGACGATCACCGCTGGCGACACGTGGCATGAAGAAATTACAAACCAACGACGAGACGGCTCCCAGTACGTCGCAGATCAAACTATCGCGCCAATTGTCGAAGATGGTGAGCCGAAAGCCTTCGTCGCAGTCCAAAGAGATATCACCGAGCGCAAAGAGATTGAGCAACGGCTCTCCTTATATCGTGATATTGTTGAGCGGCTTGAGGATCCAATTATGCTCCAGAGCTGTGAGGGAGAGTTTCGACTGGTTAACGACGCACTGTGCTCGTTTGCCGGGCTCTCAAGGGATGAATTACTCGGCGATGGTGAATACGAGTTTATGGACGCAGCCACTGCCACAGAGATTGCCCGGCAGAAACAGCGTGTAATCGAGACCGAACAGCCAGTCGAATACAGTGTTGAGCCGACGTTCACACATACTGACAAGGAGGCGGTCTTCTACACGAGCCGGTACCCCTACTATGAGGATGGAGAACTCACAGGCACAGTTGCGATCTGTCGGGATGTCACCAATCTCGACAAGCGGACGCGACAGTTGAAAGTCTTCGACAATATTTTGCGCCATAATATTCGCAACGATGTGAATGTAATCCGTGGTCGAGGCAAGCAGCTTCAAGATGAACTCGATGGTGACCTCAAGGCTGCTGCCGATGTTATTGTTGAGCGAGCTAACGGCCTGTTGACGACGAGCGAGAAGTCACGAAAGATTACTGACGGCCTCAGTGATCCACGCGACCCGGCCCCGGTAGACCTCGGACAGGTAGTTCGAAATCTTGCGGAAGAGACGGGTCAAAAATGGTCTAACGCAAGTATCGATGTTTCGGCCCCGGCTCAACTTGTTGTCTCTGCGTCTGACTCGATTGATACCGCTATCGAAGAGCTACTGATTAACGCTGTAGTCCACAACGACAGCGACGAACCACGTGTATCTGTTGACCTTACTGTTGACAGTTCATGGGGTATCCTCCGCGTGCGAGACAATGGTCCGGGTATTCCGGAGTTTGACAGAAACGTTCTTGAATCGGGCGGTGCTATCGAGACACTCTCTCACGGCAGCGGACTCGGATTGTGGCTCGTCTATTGGACCATCACTCACTCTGGCGGAAAGATTCGTGTTGACGACCGCGAGCAAGGTGGGACCGAGATTACGATTAGGCTCCCGTTAGCAGCTGAGAAGTGA
- a CDS encoding sensor histidine kinase: MTNSPGETIEALHDVATRLQSQDTTESVCDLTVSAASDILDFNLCTILIRDGEWLVPRGTSKDAPADGSRQMRLDQGLAGKTYQTGESQLVNTIEPDDNTDPAKPDYRSGISVPIDDHGVFQAVSTTESAFTVDDIELAELLVSHSKTALDRIEREQELKQQIERLDRFASVVSHDLRNPLNIAQGYLETVREKEDSEPLRKVAAAHERMDHLIDDMLTFARIGTEALNLETVELAQLTEESWSSVDQQNATLSIDTEQYISADRTRLRQLLENILSNAVMYGGSDVFVRVGELEDGFYIEDDGPGIPATDRTAVFEAGYSPGTEGTGFGLSIVKQVTEAHGWDIRITEGSDNGTRFEITKIDIISQ; encoded by the coding sequence ATGACCAACTCGCCTGGCGAGACGATTGAGGCTCTACATGACGTTGCGACCAGACTTCAATCTCAGGATACGACTGAGAGTGTCTGTGATTTAACGGTTAGTGCCGCATCAGATATTCTGGATTTTAATCTTTGTACTATCTTGATTCGCGATGGCGAGTGGCTCGTTCCGCGCGGCACATCAAAAGATGCTCCAGCAGACGGAAGTCGTCAGATGCGTCTTGACCAAGGATTAGCAGGCAAAACATATCAGACCGGAGAGTCGCAGCTTGTTAACACAATAGAACCGGATGACAATACGGACCCCGCGAAGCCGGACTATCGGTCAGGCATAAGTGTTCCAATCGACGACCACGGTGTTTTTCAGGCGGTTAGTACGACTGAGTCTGCGTTTACCGTAGACGATATTGAGTTAGCTGAGCTACTTGTGAGTCACTCAAAAACAGCTCTTGATCGCATCGAAAGAGAGCAAGAACTGAAACAGCAAATTGAACGTCTAGATCGGTTTGCCTCAGTAGTCAGCCACGACCTCCGCAACCCACTGAATATCGCTCAAGGATACCTCGAAACCGTTCGTGAGAAGGAAGATAGTGAGCCTCTTCGAAAGGTCGCCGCTGCTCATGAACGAATGGACCACTTGATTGACGACATGTTAACTTTTGCACGAATCGGAACAGAGGCGCTCAATCTGGAGACTGTAGAGTTAGCACAACTCACTGAAGAAAGTTGGTCGAGTGTTGATCAACAGAACGCCACGTTATCTATTGACACAGAGCAATATATCAGCGCAGATCGGACGCGTCTTCGTCAGTTGTTGGAGAATATTTTGTCAAACGCAGTGATGTATGGTGGGTCAGATGTTTTTGTGAGGGTCGGGGAACTTGAAGATGGCTTCTATATTGAAGATGATGGCCCCGGTATTCCAGCTACAGATCGCACGGCTGTATTTGAGGCGGGATACTCTCCGGGTACGGAAGGTACTGGATTTGGATTAAGTATTGTTAAGCAGGTTACTGAAGCACATGGGTGGGACATTCGTATTACCGAAGGAAGTGACAACGGTACACGATTCGAGATTACTAAGATTGACATTATTTCTCAGTGA
- a CDS encoding methyl-accepting chemotaxis protein, translated as MGLTDTESPLQQYIENTPNGTEIPDETFGRRHIGVLAFTLAFVPFVFGVSRMTGMESITGAELPVIPMLHSIVGTSIVLGLVVIAALPVLPRRTRAATGAVAFMVQASVLAYFTGGFIEAHFLYFVGVGLVALYEDWVPFAITIGYVAIQHSVFGLLEWFTVYNHPAAMANPVVWGGIHAVGVLMLAGTITFLWQSLAIQRQQAREKVQEKLEEAKQARDRAKEKEVEAAEQREEMQELNAELEQAATDYQSVMVECAAGDFTRRLDTDVSNEAMVKIATTFNDMVEDLELTFAQIQNFADEVASASEDVSASTAETQRASEQVADSIQAIAADADTQHGQSREASDEMQNLSGTVEEVASSADEVATASQDAVELSNSGQAAATEAIDEMEDIESQSEQTVEQVNTLADELEEIGDVVELIEDIAEQTNLLALNASIEAARAGEAGSGFAVVADEVKELAEETAEAVDDVTERIERVQSTSGEAVGDMELMQEQVRSGADTVESALAALDEITTTVEGVNDGIQEISDATDSQAASTEEVVSIVEEVANAANEVNSESDNVSAAAEEQTSSLAEVSQNADNLKERAGKLQDRLSGFTIDADPNRVSDIAGEHVGAQVGNSVKVVGDGGNTE; from the coding sequence ATGGGCCTGACAGACACAGAATCGCCACTTCAGCAGTACATAGAGAACACACCGAATGGCACGGAGATTCCTGACGAGACGTTCGGCCGGCGGCACATCGGTGTGTTGGCGTTCACGCTCGCTTTCGTTCCGTTTGTTTTCGGCGTCAGTCGGATGACCGGCATGGAGTCGATCACTGGTGCTGAATTGCCAGTGATTCCGATGCTACACTCCATTGTCGGCACTAGCATCGTCTTAGGATTGGTGGTGATAGCCGCACTACCGGTACTCCCTCGCAGAACCAGAGCCGCCACGGGCGCTGTCGCGTTCATGGTACAGGCGTCAGTGCTGGCCTACTTTACTGGAGGATTCATCGAGGCACACTTCCTCTACTTTGTGGGAGTCGGGCTTGTCGCACTCTATGAAGACTGGGTACCGTTCGCGATCACAATCGGCTATGTCGCCATCCAACACAGCGTGTTCGGGCTCTTAGAGTGGTTCACCGTCTACAATCACCCGGCAGCAATGGCCAACCCGGTCGTTTGGGGTGGGATACACGCTGTTGGCGTGTTGATGCTTGCGGGGACAATCACGTTCCTCTGGCAATCGCTCGCGATTCAGCGACAACAGGCCCGCGAGAAGGTCCAAGAGAAACTAGAAGAAGCAAAGCAAGCAAGAGATCGTGCCAAAGAGAAGGAAGTAGAGGCGGCCGAACAGCGCGAAGAGATGCAGGAACTTAACGCGGAACTCGAGCAGGCCGCTACCGACTACCAGTCGGTCATGGTTGAGTGCGCAGCCGGTGATTTCACCCGCCGACTCGACACCGACGTGAGCAACGAGGCGATGGTGAAGATCGCCACCACGTTCAACGATATGGTAGAGGATCTTGAGCTGACGTTCGCGCAGATTCAAAACTTCGCAGATGAGGTCGCGTCCGCGAGTGAAGACGTGAGTGCATCGACGGCAGAGACGCAGCGTGCGAGCGAGCAAGTCGCGGACTCTATCCAAGCGATTGCGGCAGACGCGGATACACAGCATGGGCAGAGCCGAGAGGCATCGGACGAGATGCAGAATCTTTCCGGAACCGTTGAAGAGGTTGCGTCCTCAGCGGATGAAGTTGCCACAGCTTCTCAGGATGCCGTTGAACTCAGCAATAGCGGTCAAGCGGCCGCGACAGAGGCGATTGATGAGATGGAGGATATCGAGTCGCAGTCTGAGCAGACGGTCGAGCAGGTCAACACGCTCGCGGACGAACTTGAGGAAATCGGAGATGTTGTTGAGTTGATCGAGGATATTGCTGAACAGACGAACCTGCTTGCGCTGAATGCCTCGATAGAAGCGGCTCGTGCCGGTGAGGCCGGGTCCGGGTTCGCTGTAGTGGCAGACGAAGTGAAAGAGCTTGCAGAGGAGACAGCGGAGGCGGTTGATGACGTTACCGAGCGGATTGAACGTGTACAGTCTACCTCTGGTGAAGCCGTTGGGGATATGGAGTTAATGCAGGAACAGGTTCGTTCGGGCGCAGACACGGTTGAGTCGGCTCTCGCTGCGCTCGATGAGATCACGACCACTGTCGAAGGCGTGAATGATGGTATTCAGGAGATTAGTGACGCAACAGACAGCCAAGCTGCCTCTACGGAAGAGGTCGTAAGCATCGTCGAGGAGGTCGCTAACGCGGCAAATGAGGTGAACAGCGAGTCCGATAATGTTTCCGCAGCAGCCGAAGAACAAACGTCGTCGCTTGCGGAGGTCTCTCAGAATGCAGACAATCTCAAAGAACGAGCGGGGAAGCTTCAAGACCGCCTCAGCGGGTTCACTATTGATGCGGACCCTAACCGGGTTAGCGATATAGCGGGTGAACATGTCGGAGCGCAGGTGGGTAATTCGGTCAAGGTAGTAGGTGATGGTGGCAATACAGAGTGA
- a CDS encoding PAS domain-containing protein, which produces MEVARAAYIAVFAFATLISGYGAWRATDIAERDTRLGLVSVFVLAGGWTATTAIQFAISWVSAAIWLRIIGLIVGLASIGAWLYFASAYAGHEYHRRPALRRLAVGLYLVAIAIKLTNPTYNLYFTTYVSTEPFAHLAFNPGVTYWLISGAAYLSVGVATIWLIEAVTTSRIKDWRLGIVVVLTAVPAVVDVAIGLGRVPAQFVETSYAPLGMAVFALGSFVFLNETFRPIPRFWRKQVLTHLNEATVIVDADGEIRHISPTAAETFDELRGAGETSFADTAPRLYECTVRDDPIFEWEADGETRYYRVVETGLPSERVGAHRAYVYTEVTASERTRRELHRKSRVMDKAPIGITIFDLHQEDDPLVYANDRFDELAQNDLEDRSDLTALFCDGKDSEMAATVQRAVEEGESVTIERCDNHDDRPEFWTKETFAPITDTEGTISEFAGVHRDITEDKEKRERLRQYKSAVEASPTWIFCIDSSERLIFANEDFRQFYGLDSGRVRGTQIDSIVEKSTAEKIEPAIKQALDGESVVLELETEANTGERQRFVRAVLSPLWDDDGAVTGVVGSVHDLSEVRQREQQLQVLDRVLRHNIKNTMNVVKGSAELIEQQTTDPEVVNTAETVSEHSQKLIDMAGKIRQVTKVLSKSRTAESTDLTQSAEYAVSNTQTEFPEADITLETSNEPVSVPNGTIETAVEELIENAVIHSDRDQASVSIRVWSDSDASYLEVSDSGPGIPDEERDIRTGEETIQPVLHGSGLGLWLVKAIVEQAGGVLQFNDNEPRGTTVRMVFRSSNDLNLVR; this is translated from the coding sequence ATGGAGGTAGCACGGGCGGCGTATATCGCGGTTTTCGCTTTCGCGACGCTCATTTCGGGTTATGGGGCTTGGCGAGCAACCGATATCGCCGAGCGTGATACACGCCTTGGACTTGTGTCAGTGTTCGTTCTGGCTGGTGGGTGGACAGCGACAACTGCGATACAGTTCGCGATCAGTTGGGTTTCAGCAGCCATATGGTTACGAATCATCGGGTTAATTGTTGGACTTGCTAGTATTGGCGCGTGGCTATACTTTGCGTCGGCGTACGCAGGTCACGAATACCACCGGCGCCCCGCACTGCGGCGTCTTGCGGTTGGGCTGTACCTCGTCGCTATCGCTATCAAACTCACTAACCCCACGTATAATCTCTACTTCACTACCTATGTCTCAACCGAACCGTTCGCGCACCTTGCGTTTAATCCCGGTGTTACCTATTGGTTGATCTCCGGGGCGGCATACCTGTCGGTCGGGGTTGCAACGATCTGGCTGATCGAAGCCGTGACCACCTCTCGCATCAAAGACTGGCGGCTCGGGATCGTTGTAGTCCTCACAGCCGTCCCAGCAGTAGTGGACGTCGCTATCGGACTGGGGCGCGTCCCGGCGCAGTTTGTCGAGACGAGCTATGCTCCTCTTGGAATGGCCGTTTTCGCGTTGGGAAGCTTCGTGTTTTTGAATGAGACGTTTCGCCCGATTCCACGGTTCTGGCGAAAACAGGTGCTTACACATCTCAACGAAGCAACGGTTATCGTTGACGCCGATGGAGAAATCAGACACATAAGCCCCACCGCCGCTGAGACATTCGATGAGCTCCGCGGGGCCGGTGAAACGAGTTTCGCTGACACTGCGCCGAGACTGTACGAGTGTACGGTTCGAGACGATCCGATCTTCGAGTGGGAAGCTGACGGTGAAACTCGGTATTACCGGGTGGTTGAGACGGGGTTACCGAGCGAGCGGGTGGGCGCGCACCGAGCATACGTGTATACTGAAGTGACGGCATCCGAGCGGACACGCCGCGAACTCCATCGCAAATCCAGAGTGATGGATAAAGCACCGATTGGAATCACAATATTCGATTTACATCAGGAAGACGACCCGCTCGTGTACGCAAACGATCGGTTCGACGAACTAGCGCAGAACGATCTGGAGGATCGGTCTGACCTCACAGCGCTGTTCTGTGATGGCAAAGATTCGGAAATGGCCGCAACGGTCCAGAGAGCCGTCGAAGAAGGTGAATCAGTGACCATCGAGCGCTGTGACAACCACGATGATCGACCGGAATTCTGGACAAAAGAAACGTTTGCTCCTATTACCGACACAGAGGGTACAATCAGCGAATTCGCCGGTGTTCACCGGGATATCACAGAAGACAAAGAGAAACGGGAGCGGCTCCGACAATACAAATCGGCAGTCGAGGCGTCGCCTACGTGGATTTTCTGTATTGACTCATCAGAGCGACTTATATTCGCTAACGAGGACTTTCGGCAGTTTTATGGACTTGATTCGGGCCGAGTGCGGGGGACACAAATTGATTCGATCGTTGAAAAAAGTACTGCTGAGAAGATTGAGCCCGCAATAAAACAAGCGCTGGATGGAGAATCAGTTGTTTTGGAACTCGAAACTGAGGCCAATACGGGTGAACGACAGCGCTTCGTTCGGGCTGTTCTTTCGCCGTTGTGGGACGACGATGGAGCGGTTACCGGTGTAGTGGGGTCGGTTCATGATCTTAGCGAGGTTAGACAACGTGAGCAGCAGCTTCAGGTTCTTGACCGGGTGCTCCGTCATAACATAAAGAATACGATGAACGTTGTGAAGGGGAGCGCAGAGCTGATTGAACAACAGACAACTGACCCCGAAGTTGTGAACACCGCTGAAACAGTCTCGGAGCACAGTCAGAAGTTGATTGATATGGCTGGGAAAATACGGCAGGTCACAAAAGTTCTCTCGAAGTCGCGAACGGCTGAGTCAACCGATCTTACACAGTCAGCCGAATACGCAGTATCAAACACTCAAACAGAATTCCCTGAGGCAGACATTACGCTGGAAACGTCGAATGAGCCAGTCAGCGTTCCAAACGGAACGATCGAAACAGCGGTCGAAGAACTTATCGAAAACGCGGTTATCCATTCAGACCGTGACCAAGCGTCAGTTTCGATTCGGGTCTGGTCAGATAGTGATGCATCGTATCTCGAAGTGAGTGACAGCGGGCCGGGTATTCCGGATGAGGAGCGCGATATACGGACTGGTGAAGAAACGATTCAGCCTGTTCTTCATGGGTCTGGTCTTGGACTATGGCTCGTGAAAGCGATTGTTGAACAGGCTGGTGGAGTACTCCAATTTAACGATAATGAGCCACGGGGAACGACGGTGAGAATGGTGTTCCGATCTTCTAACGATCTCAATCTCGTACGTTAA
- a CDS encoding ATPase domain-containing protein translates to MTGQRLSTGISGLDDILDGGLIHPRNVLIRGSPGSGKTIFGLHFLSTGIDAGETSLYVNMGEPQAYVEETADAFDLHTEQIHFHNISPTEEQFSERNSYTVFESAEVEQPDFIAELREKIDEIEPDRVLLDPITEFRHLTTDERQFRSGILGLLDYLKEIGAMGMLTSQAGGPIKDDDIQFLVDTVISLDVTSESRMVTVSKFRGSSFRRGDHFYDISTAGLEVWPELVPDTQKQAIDAEPLSSGVDELDELLYGGLDQGTITMLSGPTGVGKTTTGLQFLIQAALAGKQSVLFQFEEAEWTIRDRAKAIGLPLQAALEGGELSIVEVSPDEYTVGEFEQLLREAVTDGTEVVMIDGSQGFQENLRGLADTTGALVRIGRFLRAAGVTTLLVNEVHNITGDFQASEERTSNLADNIVFLRHVEYRGEMRKVIGTLKMRTSDFERSLRELEITADGIRVGEPLPQLRGILTGTPDWNEDTGGTSRDVADTDQS, encoded by the coding sequence ATGACAGGTCAGCGATTGTCCACGGGTATTAGTGGGTTAGACGATATATTAGACGGCGGTCTTATTCACCCGCGAAACGTGCTTATACGCGGGTCGCCTGGTTCAGGGAAGACAATTTTCGGTTTACATTTTCTTTCGACGGGGATAGACGCCGGCGAGACATCTCTGTACGTCAACATGGGTGAGCCGCAGGCGTACGTTGAAGAAACCGCTGATGCATTCGATCTTCATACCGAGCAAATTCACTTCCATAATATTTCGCCGACAGAAGAACAGTTCTCAGAGCGTAACTCTTACACTGTCTTTGAGTCAGCGGAAGTTGAACAGCCGGATTTTATTGCGGAACTCCGTGAGAAGATTGATGAGATTGAACCAGATCGCGTGTTACTGGACCCAATCACAGAATTCAGGCATCTTACAACTGACGAGCGGCAATTCCGGTCTGGAATCCTTGGTCTCCTTGATTATCTCAAAGAAATTGGCGCGATGGGCATGTTAACGTCTCAAGCTGGGGGGCCAATCAAAGACGATGATATCCAATTTCTTGTTGATACTGTCATTTCTCTTGATGTAACTTCTGAGAGCCGGATGGTCACTGTCTCTAAGTTCCGAGGGTCATCGTTCCGACGTGGAGATCATTTCTACGATATTTCTACAGCGGGACTGGAAGTTTGGCCGGAGCTCGTACCCGATACGCAGAAACAAGCGATCGACGCAGAACCGCTGTCGTCTGGCGTGGACGAACTCGATGAGTTGCTCTATGGCGGCTTAGATCAGGGCACGATAACAATGCTTAGTGGGCCAACCGGTGTCGGCAAGACGACGACTGGGCTTCAGTTTCTCATTCAAGCAGCACTTGCGGGCAAACAGAGCGTATTATTCCAGTTCGAAGAAGCAGAATGGACCATTCGTGATCGCGCAAAAGCAATTGGGCTTCCACTTCAGGCTGCGCTGGAAGGCGGTGAACTCTCTATTGTTGAGGTCTCTCCCGATGAGTACACGGTTGGTGAATTTGAGCAACTCCTCCGGGAGGCCGTTACCGACGGGACTGAGGTTGTAATGATTGATGGGTCACAAGGCTTCCAAGAGAATCTCCGTGGACTTGCCGACACGACGGGTGCGTTGGTGCGGATTGGCCGGTTCCTGCGGGCTGCTGGTGTCACCACTCTCCTGGTTAATGAAGTCCACAATATCACCGGGGACTTCCAAGCGTCTGAAGAGCGGACGAGCAATCTTGCCGATAATATTGTGTTCCTGCGCCACGTTGAGTACCGTGGCGAGATGCGGAAAGTGATTGGGACACTGAAAATGCGAACGAGCGACTTCGAACGCAGCCTTCGCGAACTTGAGATTACGGCCGACGGGATACGCGTCGGGGAGCCTCTCCCACAACTTCGGGGCATTCTCACTGGGACGCCTGACTGGAACGAGGATACTGGCGGCACTAGTCGCGATGTGGCTGACACCGACCAATCGTAG
- a CDS encoding PAS domain S-box protein, translated as MSTNEQQPYQETADEAKRVLLLVSDQGNRRVLTEWLTKHDQYTIVESVDIAEAAFDCCLVDKTALNEHRSELLTRKQHEQVVLPYLLLVPEAKHRQICNRLRETHPELWDAIDGLIDMPLAEHRLGEQLEMALRLRDQSTVAFNRREQLRQIRDRHAGHGVLITDVDGTIEYVNRGFESQSGYTSEEVVGNTPRMLKSGEHDEAFYEELWKTITAGETWHGTVVNRRKDGERYIVQQTIAPVENPNSDITQFIAVNHEITDLRDLQERLREQREQLDVLNRVLRHDIRNDMNVIVSWGEMLENELSSDGKEKLDRVLRAGNHVIELTNVARDLSALIHGDETPDLKPISLRQLLTEELEKRRETFSDAEITMPDPPDQETRVLANELLSSVFRNLVNNAVQHNQRPDPKVVITVEEMDDTVRVRVADNGPGIPADVRKDLFQEGQKGLESGGTGMGLFLVDNLLESYDGKVWIADCSEDELPREATETDQPGVAFVVELQTTEATNNSEGGDR; from the coding sequence ATGTCCACGAACGAACAGCAGCCATATCAAGAGACAGCCGACGAAGCAAAGCGCGTCTTGCTGCTGGTTAGTGACCAAGGGAACCGACGTGTCCTCACAGAGTGGCTAACCAAACATGACCAATATACGATTGTTGAGAGCGTAGATATCGCTGAGGCGGCGTTCGACTGCTGTCTCGTCGACAAGACAGCCCTCAATGAGCACCGCTCGGAACTGCTCACACGAAAGCAACATGAGCAGGTTGTGCTGCCGTACCTGTTGTTGGTCCCTGAGGCAAAGCACCGCCAGATCTGTAATCGTCTCCGCGAGACACACCCGGAGCTGTGGGATGCTATCGATGGGCTGATCGATATGCCACTCGCAGAACACAGACTTGGCGAACAACTAGAGATGGCTCTCCGCCTGCGAGACCAGTCGACTGTCGCGTTCAACCGACGTGAGCAACTCCGCCAAATCCGCGACCGACACGCCGGTCACGGAGTATTGATCACCGACGTCGACGGAACAATTGAGTACGTCAATAGAGGTTTTGAGTCACAATCAGGGTATACAAGTGAGGAAGTCGTCGGAAATACCCCGCGGATGCTCAAATCTGGTGAACATGATGAGGCGTTCTATGAAGAGCTGTGGAAGACTATCACCGCCGGTGAGACGTGGCATGGCACGGTTGTCAACAGACGCAAAGACGGCGAGAGGTATATTGTCCAACAAACAATTGCTCCGGTTGAAAACCCAAATAGTGATATCACACAGTTCATCGCCGTTAATCACGAAATTACTGATCTCCGAGATCTCCAAGAACGTCTTCGTGAGCAACGTGAGCAACTCGACGTGTTGAACAGAGTTCTCCGTCATGATATCCGAAATGATATGAACGTCATTGTTTCGTGGGGAGAAATGCTTGAAAATGAGCTCTCTTCGGACGGTAAAGAGAAACTTGACCGGGTCCTCCGGGCAGGAAATCATGTTATCGAACTCACAAACGTTGCCCGTGACCTATCAGCACTCATTCACGGTGATGAAACGCCAGATCTCAAGCCGATCTCACTTCGACAACTCCTCACTGAAGAACTCGAAAAGCGTCGGGAGACGTTTTCCGACGCAGAAATTACGATGCCAGACCCACCCGATCAAGAAACGCGGGTACTGGCAAATGAGTTGCTCTCGTCAGTGTTTCGGAACCTTGTCAACAATGCGGTCCAACACAATCAAAGACCAGATCCGAAGGTAGTCATCACCGTTGAAGAGATGGATGACACCGTCCGTGTCAGAGTGGCTGACAACGGACCAGGAATTCCAGCCGACGTCCGAAAAGATCTGTTTCAAGAAGGTCAGAAGGGACTAGAGAGCGGGGGGACCGGAATGGGTTTGTTCCTCGTTGATAATCTTCTTGAGAGTTACGATGGAAAAGTCTGGATCGCGGATTGCAGTGAGGATGAATTGCCCAGAGAAGCAACTGAGACGGATCAACCTGGCGTAGCCTTTGTTGTTGAGTTACAGACGACTGAGGCTACAAACAATAGCGAGGGGGGCGATCGATGA
- a CDS encoding PepSY domain-containing protein — translation MKSNSRKIIGGAVVAIALLAVVGSGVAFAQGSGSSLVSDVDDDDSIPESNVTLSEQEAIDIATAEANGTVNEVELENEDGVPVYEIKLVTTSGSETEVAVHADDGTVLETESEDEEMDEDSISESNVTLSEQEAIDIATAEANGTVDEVELETEDGAPVYEVELVTANGSETEVAVHADDGTVLETESEADEDEREDEEMDDEDEYEDSDDE, via the coding sequence ATGAAATCTAACAGTCGGAAAATAATCGGAGGTGCCGTTGTTGCAATCGCCTTGCTCGCCGTTGTCGGCAGCGGGGTAGCATTCGCGCAAGGGAGTGGATCATCACTCGTATCGGACGTTGATGACGACGACTCAATTCCAGAGAGTAACGTCACACTTTCTGAGCAAGAAGCAATTGATATCGCAACTGCCGAAGCTAATGGGACTGTTAATGAAGTTGAACTTGAAAACGAAGACGGCGTACCTGTCTACGAAATCAAGCTCGTGACGACAAGCGGCTCAGAGACCGAAGTTGCTGTCCACGCAGACGATGGCACGGTCCTCGAAACTGAGAGCGAAGACGAGGAGATGGACGAAGACTCGATCTCGGAGAGTAACGTCACACTTTCTGAGCAAGAAGCAATTGATATCGCAACTGCCGAAGCCAACGGAACTGTTGACGAAGTTGAACTCGAAACCGAGGATGGCGCACCCGTCTACGAAGTCGAACTCGTGACGGCAAACGGCTCAGAAACTGAAGTTGCCGTCCACGCAGACGATGGTACGGTCCTCGAAACTGAGAGCGAAGCCGACGAAGATGAGCGGGAAGACGAAGAGATGGACGACGAAGATGAGTACGAAGACAGCGACGACGAATAA